A section of the Telopea speciosissima isolate NSW1024214 ecotype Mountain lineage chromosome 3, Tspe_v1, whole genome shotgun sequence genome encodes:
- the LOC122656434 gene encoding probable long-chain-alcohol O-fatty-acyltransferase 5, with protein sequence MEGGELKNIFKVWVLVFASLSYCYLIARRIAKGKLRLLSIIPVLCLFLLLPLNFSSIHLRGLTAFFLSWLANFKLLLFAFGKGPLSLNPSMPLLRFISVAYFPIKIKYQSPNGSNGAKENNHSFPFPSRIVPNSPLFYSIKVILLAVVLRLYDYSQYIHPLILRFLNCTHIYIGMETVLITVAYLARLLLGLELEPTFKEPYLSISLQDFWSRRWNLMVSKILHPTVYEPTRRLAVQLFGIESEMSRLVAILNTFFVSGLMHMLVWVYVGCWHPTWKTMFFFALNGVCLAAEVAVKKAVAGRWQLHPVVSWLLVNGFLFGTISWLLLSDIVRCQLDIKGVREYKAFEEFIKDVSGYRGFHGP encoded by the coding sequence atgGAGGGTGGTGAGTTGAAGAACATCTTCAAGGTTTGGGTTTTAGTTTTTGCATCATTAAGCTATTGTTACttgatagcaagaaggatcgcAAAGGGAAAGTTGAGACTCCTGTCCATCATCCCTGTCCTCtgcctcttccttctcctccctctCAACTTCTCCTCCATCCATCTCAGAGGTTTAACagctttcttcctttcttggcttGCTAACTTTAAGCTCCTCCTCTttgcctttggtaaaggtcCTTTATCACTTAACCCATCAATGCCACTTCTACGTTTCATTTCCGTAGCTTATTTccccatcaaaatcaaatacCAATCTCCAAATGGTAgcaatggtgccaaagagaACAACCACTCATTTCCCTTTCCAAGTAGAATAGTTCCCAACTCACCTCTGTTTTACAGCATTAAAGTGATACTTTTAGCTGTTGTGCTTCGTTTGTATGATTACAGTCAATACATCCACCCACTTATTCTCAGGTTTCTTAATTGTACCCACATCTACATCGGCATGGAAACTGTGCTTATTACTGTGGCATATCTGGCCAGACTGCTACTAGGCCTTGAACTCGAACCAACATTCAAAGAACCCTATCTCTCAATCTCTCTGCAGGACTTTTGGAGTCGACGATGGAATCTCATGGTCTCCAAAATTCTGCACCCCACCGTCTATGAGCCTACACGACGTCTTGCTGTGCAGCTATTTGGTATTGAGTCAGAAATGTCTCGACTTGTAGCTATACTCAACACATTCTTTGTGTCTGGTCTGATGCATATGCTCGTGTGGGTTTATGTCGGTTGTTGGCATCCCACATGGAAGACCATGTTCTTTTTTGCTCTCAATGGTGTCTGTTTAGCAGCTGAGGTTGCCGTGAAGAAGGCAGTGGCCGGTCGATGGCAGTTACATCCTGTAGTTTCATGGTTACTGGTCAATGGGTTCCTTTTTGGTACCATTTCCTGGCTGTTATTATCAGACATTGTCCGGTGTCAGCTGGATATCAAGGGGGTTAGAGAGTACAAAGCTTTTGAAGAGTTCATAAAGGATGTAAGTGGCTATAGGGGATTCCATGGCCCATAG